In Leguminivora glycinivorella isolate SPB_JAAS2020 chromosome 20, LegGlyc_1.1, whole genome shotgun sequence, the following proteins share a genomic window:
- the LOC125237054 gene encoding zinc finger protein Xfin-like: MEKVEKNLPMPQAVKTLQTILQYTTFCSLCFDSKEGKEEELLHLDYLVVLEDLGQEKITLRDLLEAVFGNTQDLVTSDYICKPCKSLAQNSYTFIYKTKRDVQIYTKYLEQLLKETSELSVKFNSDWKRAVIVLDNYEKAVNSKTEETDKYICDKCGKDFTQKSFLIKHLKKHKTDLAERKKSFSCPHCNIWPCIHKEYILAFKEQQELKIKPMSCLCGYTFGRTLSCLITHVNKDHLDIKPNTCKCGKSFYLRKQYWKHLEHCNNEHTCASCFNKFPNLKQLKEHIETCVTEKPYKVSKCPVRSKTKVDQSHIVKHTRKLSKVKRNRMYQCLICDKVLKTKLQLRSHVNNKHEKKPNLCLYCNKQYNSRQEYLEHVQSDEHKNNIQYGFKHHCTHCDYSANTLHMLKAHVNRIHLNIRPFECEHCQKRYFDITQLRNHVKSHTGQRKLKVCDICGANLSGPTALKKHRRLHTGENPYSCPYCEEKSNCASTLKTHIMRKHMEPTIQCPLCELKFHTMSNARGHVKKAHWKSKEKFDYTKLKGLSEKDYDFFRDRRKAVV, from the exons ATggaaaaagtagaaaaaaatttGCCTATGCCACAGGCTGTGAAAACTTTACAAACAATCCTGCAATACACAACTTTTTGCTCACTTTGTTTTGATTCTAAAGAAGGCAAGGAAGAAGAATTATTACATTTGGATTATTTAGTGGTATTAGAAGACTTAGGGCAAGAGAAGATAACTCTTAGAGACTTACTGGAAGCTGTATTTGGAAAT acTCAAGACTTAGTTACAAGTGACTACATCTGCAAACCGTGCAAGTCCTTAGCACAAAACAGCTATACTTTCATTTACAAAACCAAGAGAGATGTCCAAATCTACACTAAGTACCTTGAACAACTTCTGAAGGAGACATCGGAATTGTCTGTGAAGTTCAACAGTGATTGGAAAAGAGCTGTAATTGTTTTAGACAATTATGAAAAAGCAGTGAATTCCAAAACCGAAGAGACTGATAAATATATTTGTGATAAGTGCGGCAAAGACTTTACACAGAAAAGTTTTCTGATAAAACACTTAAAGAAGCACAAAACTGATTTAGCTGAAAGAAAGAAAAGCTTTAGCTGTCCACATTGTAATATATGGCCATGTATACATAAGGaatatatactagcttttaaaGAACAGCAAGAATTAAAAATCAAACCAATGTCCTGTTTGTGTGGGTATACATTTGGAAGGACCCTCTCGTGTCTTATAACTCATGTTAATAAAGACCACTTGGATATAAAGCCTAATACTTGTAAATGTGGAAAGTCATTTTACTTACGGAAGCAATATTGGAAACATTTAGAACACTGTAATAATGAGCATACTTGCGCATCATGTTTTAACAAATTTCCAAATTTGAAGCAGCTAAAGGAACATATAGAAACATGTGTCACTGAGAAGCCATATAAAGTTAGTAAATGCCCGGTTCGTTCAAAAACTAAAGTTGACCAGAGTCACATAGTTAAACATACTAGAAAACTTTCAAAAGTCAAAAGGAACAGAATGTACCAATGTCTCATATGCGATAAAGTTTTAAAAACTAAGCTTCAATTACGGTCACATGTAAATAATAAGCATGAAAAGAAACCTAATCTATGTCTTTACTGTAATAAACAGTACAACTCTAGGCAAGAATATCTGGAGCATGTTCAAAGCGATGAACATAAAAACAACATACAATATGGTTTTAAACACCACTGTACTCATTGTGACTACTCAGCGAATACTCTACATATGCTAAAAGCGCATGTAAATAGAATTCATCTAAATATTCGTCCGTTTGAATGTGAACATTGCCAGAAACGTTACTTCGACATAACACAACTGAGGAATCATGTGAAAAGTCACACCGGGCAACGGAAACTGAAAGTCTGTGACATATGTGGAGCTAATTTGTCCGGTCCTACCGCATTAAAGAAGCATAGAAGATTACATACAGGTGAAAATCCTTACTCCTGTCCGTATTGTGAAGAAAAGAGTAACTGTGCGAGTACTTTAAAGACTCATATAATGAGAAAGCATATGGAACCGACTATTCAGTGTCCGCTCTGCGAGTTGAAGTTCCATACAATGAGCAATGCTAGAGGGCATGTTAAGAAGGCTCATTGGAAGAGTAAGGAGAAGTTTGATTATACAAAGCTGAAGGGATTGTCGGAGAAAGATTATGATTTCTTTAGGGATAGGAGAAAGGCTGTTGTGTAA
- the LOC125237031 gene encoding zinc finger protein Xfin-like has product MAMFNELTFSATSKPKPTLAKLRNILNTPRICTICYESAVQLHDLDNCPLLEGSEYLCNLTLRQILHELFQDAGSQIILSKYVCDHCQVKLVYAFQFIRSTQTRAENFNYYIAQLESETVDLLNCMDDNPACANAVIVLEETDSSEKDLEQLEKFKWQNNQPVKRKVQLIERPSKNLVTKNYVCRYCDKEFCDKKFLLAHLTTCGLCKTKTGYHVESDPFNKISCPKCKKKSCEHDKFIKHFLEQKKDNVSKIKCLECPYTTGTLQTMISHVDKKHMDELADNCELCGKIFYMREQYFSHFDTFHTDHKICYYCSCVILSDNLCEHEAECTVSEKTYSCNKCPSKFESDMQASIHAMAHEDVPKKPKRIVLKRSYSCPLCKETFTGKLKLQKHCNDAHGVESYRNNHCQFCNIKFLTKQEYLLHMREMQHFAEINPNHSYRHKCEYCDYTARHGFILTTHMNRYHLKVMPYECDICNKRFLDKRKLKAHIDRHMGKGKTVCSICGDTLGSTTALVKHTRLHTGERPYPCHLCDVSLNSASERKFHVLRKHTEKTHPCPICETMFHTPYFVRRHIQQVHWKRKEKFDYTKVDGLKPEHYELFRDRRMVVL; this is encoded by the exons ATGGCGATGTTTAACGAGTTGACGTTCTCAGCGACGAGTAAACCAAAGCCCACTTTGGCCAAGTTGCGGAACATCCTGAATACTCCGCGCATCTGCACAATTTGCTACGAGTCCGCGGTGCAGCTGCACGACCTGGACAACTGTCCTCTCTTGGAGGGGAGCGAATATCTCTGCAACTTAACCCTGCGGCAAATTCTTCATGAACTGTTTCAAGATGCG GGTTCCCAGATCATTCTCAGCAAGTATGTCTGTGACCACTGTCAGGTTAAGCTTGTCTACGCCTTCCAATTCATCCGCTCCACACAAACCAGAGCCGAGAACTTCAACTACTACATCGCTCAGCTCGAATCCGAAACCGTTGATCTCCTCAACTGTATGGATGACAACCCGGCCTGCGCTAATGCTGTCATAGTTTTAGAAGAAACAGATTCTAGTGAAAAAGACTTAGAACAGCTGGAGAAATTCAAATGGCAGAATAATCAACCTGTTAAACGAAAAGTACAGTTGATTGAGCGTCCCTCAAAGAATTTAGTAACAAAAAACTATGTTTGTCGGTACTGTGACAAGGAGTTCTGCGATAAAAAGTTCCTGTTAGCACATTTAACTACATGCGGTTTGTGCAAAACCAAAACAGGTTATCATGTAGAGAGTGATCCTTTCAATAAAATCTCATGCCCAAAGTGTAAAAAAAAGTCATGTGAGCAtgataaatttattaaacactTTTTAGAACAAAAGAAGGATAATGTTTCTAAGATTAAATGCTTAGAATGCCCTTACACCACAGGTACACTACAAACAATGATATCCCATGTGGATAAGAAACACATGGATGAGTTAGCGGACAACTGTGAATTGTGTGGAAAAATATTCTATATGAGAGAACAGTATTTTAGTCATTTTGATACGTTCCACACGGACCACAAGATCTGCTATTACTGTAGCTGTGTCATTCTGAGCGACAACTTGTGTGAACATGAAGCGGAATGCACGGTTTCTGAGAAAACATACAGTTGTAACAAATGCCCTTCTAAATTTGAAAGCGATATGCAAGCTTCCATACATGCTATGGCACATGAAGATGTACCAAAGAAACCTAAAAGAATTGTTCTGAAGAGATCTTACTCTTGTCCCCTTTGCAAAGAAACATTTACTGGTAAACTAAAATTACAGAAACATTGTAATGATGCCCATGGGGTTGAATCTTATAGAAACAATCATTGTCAATTCTGCAATATCAAATTTTTAACCAAACAGGAATACTTATTGCATATGCGCGAAATGCAGCATTTTGCTGAAATCAATCCTAATCACAGCTATCGCCACAAATGCGAGTACTGTGACTACACAGCAAGGCACGGTTTCATTTTGACGACCCATATGAACCGTTATCATTTAAAAGTCATGCCGTACGAGTGTGATATTTGCAACAAAAGATTCTTAGATAAAAGGAAGCTGAAGGCTCATATAGACAGACATATGGGGAAGGGGAAAACTGTGTGTTCTATATGTGGAGATACGCTTGGTAGTACAACAGCACTTGTCAAGCATACAAGATTGCATACCGGGGAGCGGCCATATCCTTGTCATCTGTGTGACGTTAGCCTGAATTCGGCTAGCGAGCGTAAATTCCATGTGTTACGGAAACATACAGAGAAGACACATCCTTGTCCAATCTGTGAAACTATGTTCCATACACCGTACTTTGTTAGACGGCATATTCAGCAAGTGCACTGGAAGAGGAAGGAAAAGTTTGATTACACGAAGGTGGATGGGTTGAAGCCTGAACATTACGAACTGTTTAGAGATAGAAGGATGGTTGTTTTATAA